Genomic window (Musa acuminata AAA Group cultivar baxijiao chromosome BXJ1-9, Cavendish_Baxijiao_AAA, whole genome shotgun sequence):
CTCTTAATTCAAAAGTGCCCGTTTAAAACATTTCATATGTTTTTCCTCGAGTTTCAGAGTTAAGGATCAAATTAATCAGATAAAGTTATTAGACCTCAATCTCCAATAGCATAAAGTTCAATAAAATTCATATGAAGCACATTTACAACGTAATGCACAGATGTCAGTTACTGATTACGGGTCTAGATCACAGAGCTGTTCCCATTTAAAACATATTTCTGATTGCGCTGCACTTTATCAACATGACCAACCTTAATAGTTGaagaaaatataagaaaaatcaCATTCTTTTTCATTTTCAAACCAATTCGAAACATAAAGAGAACACGCAAGCGCCAAAATCCAGATATCACGGCTCAGGGTTCGAAGATGAGGAGCTTGTATCAGGGAGAGAGAAGAATACGAAGATCGGATCATCAGTAACGACTTAAACCCTAAACCAAAGGAGAGGAATTGTTTTGCTCTCATCAGGTTGGAGCATTTATTTACCTTTGGTCTGGATAGGAGCGAGAGGAAGCCGAAAGGAGAATAGAAGTcttgtccttcttcttcttcgtcctccAAAGCTGCATAGGCTTCTCGATCGTCTTCTTCGTCCCACCACATGTCTCTTCCGGCTTGCTCTTTGAGTCGACTGCTGCCAAGAACAGGGGCGGCTCGGTGCGAGCCAGGGAAGTTCCGAGAATTGTTTAAGCTCTGCGGCAAGTAAAAGGAATCCTTCTTGCTATTTCattcttaaattatttttttatatcaaaccCATTCAAttgtgaattatatatatatatatatatatatatatatatatatataatctctcatTTTAAGAATCTTTTACTTGGGTTGAACCGGTTAGGATCCGACCCGAAATATAACTCCCCACGTGATCCATTCACGATTGCGACTGTCCAATGGGCTCCTGCCACGTATCGCTGTAGGCGAACGTCCACCGAGGATTCAAATCGCTCTTCTGCAATAAGACAAAGACAGCGGCCAGCGGGCTCCACCTCCCACTTGTGCGAGCCCTTTCGATCGTCCTCAGCACGTGCAGACAGAGCCTATTCCATCACCGTGTGCCGCTCGCCTCACCTGTGTTCACCGAAACAGGCAACAGGTTCCGCTCGCTCCGTGATGACGTCAGTAGGCCGACCTGTTGCGTTGGCAACTATGAGCTCGTGCAAGAAAACCCTGGTCCCTAATTCGAACGGGCCAGGGGAGCCGCACCTCACCCGAGTCTCCCTCCCGGTATAAAAGCGACACCCAGTCCGTTTCGTATCTCACCTCGCCCTTGTCTTGTGTGGCCCAGTTCGATGTGAACTTCCCATTTCTTCCTCTCCTCATCTCGTTGTCTCCGCTTCTGATCTCTACCCTTCTCGCTCCATGGCGTCCATCTCCGGCGTTTGCTCCTCCTACTCCTCCTCCGCCCTCCGCCATCGCCGCCCCCTCCTTCCCCCGAAACCCATCCCTAGTTCCCGGCATGCCTCCGCCATCCCGATCTTCCCCTCGGGTCGCCTCCCGCACCTCCGTCCGCTCCGTTCCATCGCCGACCTTCCGCGGTCCCCCTCGACCACTTCCTCCGCCTCCCTGCCGCCGGAGAAGAAGACGCTGGGCATCGAGAAGGATCCCATCAAGCTGTGGCGCCGATATGTGGACTGGCTGTACCAGCACAAGGAGCTAGGTCTCTTCCTCGATGTCAGCCGGATAGCCTTTACCGACGAATTTCTCGCTGAGATGGAGCCGAGGCTCCAGAAGGCGTTCCACGCGATGCAGGAACTCGAGAAGGGCGCGATCGCGAACCCCGACGAGGGACGAATGGTCGGACATTACTGGTTGAGGGATCCCAAGCTGGCTCCCAACTCGTTCTTGAGGTTACAAATCGAGAACACGCTCGATGCCATCTGCAAGTTTGCCGACGATATCATCAGTGCTAAGGTAAGGCCCCCCTTCTTAAGTGCTTATTTTGTTAAAAATTTTGGTACATTGCGATTCTGTTTCATCCTCGGATTGGCAGTACAACTTGCTGTTGGTCATGGCTGTTTCTTTAGCTCTTGGCTAAAGATCCGGATGTACAATTTGTGTAGCCGTTTGTCTTTCACACGGGGGTTGAAATTTTAACCAAACAAAGTTAATTTCCTTCTTCAATGCAATGCTTTGGCAGCATCTATGATACTTCATTGGCAGGGCAAATGGTGAATTCATAACACCTAATTTTTGTAGAATTAATTATGTTTTATCAAATTTATATGATAAACTACTATATTTAACGAATGCCCATGCATAAATATTTTGTAAATAAAGTAGATTTATTGGTTAGTTATATATCTTGCAGATAAAACATAATTTCCTTATGCATCAAGCAGAACAAGAATCTGTTTCACTTCGTTGAGAACATAATTTCCATGCATTTGTCCCTTCAACACATTTTTTTTAGGTTTTGGTTATAGCAACTGAAACATATTTTGTCTGAACTAAGCTGGCAATCTAAATAGCTAATCGGTTAGCTGTCAATAATAAGTCTGCTGAAAGAGTTTAAGTTCTTAAAAATAATTTACCTAGTATATCCATGATCAACCCATGAATTGCCAATCAAGAATAATCAAGCAACGTAATAGCTTCCAAATTCCAAATATATTAAAAGAAATGCCAAATTATTGAATATTACTGGTTCTAAATGTAGGGCCAAAGGTTCAGTTGCTGTACATTTCTTCATATTTGTTTCACTATCATTGATATCCAACTTCTACCATGTTCTAAGAGAATCAGATTAGTTTAAACCTGACAAAGTGATGGAATCTTAATGCTCCCTTTTTAGTTCATCATGTTGGTCACAAAAATGTTGGTCTACAAAAAGAAAAGGAGTATTGTGTCTTGATTATGTATGATTATTTTTTCACTAGAGGCTAATTGATTTTAACTGATTTTTCTCATCTATCATTGATAGAGAGACATGCAAACTACATCATGATACATTGCAAATTTTAAAAACCATCACTTTTAGAATAAAGTGTCTCTAAATTATtctattgatatttttaaatgaaaACAGATTAAACCTCCATCATCTCCCGCTGGTCGCTTTACCCAGATTCTTTCTGTTGGAATTGGAGGTTCATCTCTGGGACCTCAGTTTGTTGCCGAAGCATTAGCACCTGATAATCCTCCTCTGAAGGTTTGTCTCTGGCCCTTGACCAAATCTACTGTTATATTATGGACTCTTCAGTTTAATGTCCCATTGCTATATCCTAGCATGCAACCCTACTTTCTATAAGGTGTCTTAACTTGGTTAATGGTTTCGATGTTATAGTATCTGGTTTGCATAACTATCACTGCCACTCACTTTACATCATCCTTTTGATTGGTTAAAGATCCTGTACAAATTATATGGATAACTATTTCACTTTCTTTTCTATTAATTAGATTATTTATTATGCTTTCTAGAGCTTTTGTTTGAGTTTCATATATTTGGCTATGATGTGAAGGATCTGGATTCTATTCTTCAACAAATTACGAGTTTTAACACTACATTGTTTGTTCATTGCTATTTCCCATTTCCCATATCATTTCGTGTAGTTGCTTAATTTACATTTTTTATTATAGTCCCTTTGTAGCATTGCTAGGATGTTTCATGCTTATTCATTATCTTTTTTCGTTACTTAATATACTGTTTTCTATTCTTTTCTCCTTCATGTAGTTGTAGTTTTTACTAAGACCACATTCCTTTTCGGATTCCTGGGAAATTTATAGCACATTATATCACCTTTTGCAACACACAGAAACATGTCTGGGTTATTGGCTGAACTCATTGAGGGGATGCCATAAGCACTTACGATGTTTTGGCCTCGTGCAAAATTTGCTTCAAACATAATTGTGTGTAGCTAGAGCATTATTGTTTTAGTCTCAAGATATTGCAAAACAGAAATGTAGATATCAATATTTATTATAAATGGTtgctgtgaaagattatgttttacaTAAAAACTAGGGCATTGACTAGAGTACTTGAAGCTATTGATGTGACAAGTTCTGTTTGTATTAGTAATTTCTATGTACATTTAGGAAATACTTTTTCATCTGGTTTTCTTCACTAATCATGTAATAGGCAACAAGTAGATCATATATAGGGTCAACTGTTTGATTCTTAGGAAATGCTGGCTCCACTGTTTACTTCACAAACATGCAAATCGATTGGCTTTTCCATGTTTAACAAGAATAGAGGATAAGGAATCTAAATAAACTTTTCTGTGGAAAAGAAAGGTTTTTCACTCATTACCATATAATTCCATCTATTAAGGAGCATCTAGGTATTGCTGAAGGCTtctcatattttaaattatcaatCTTCAATTGGTTTGGACTCCTAAGTAGTCACTTTAAGTTTCTTGTATGTTATCCATTTTATTATTTTCACAATTGGATGAAGTATTGGCTTATTAAAATCTCATTTTGAATTTCCTGTCCTACATGTAATTATTTTTCTGTTTCTAATTTTCATGATGTGCCAGATAAGATTTATTGACAATACAGATCCAGCTGGAATTGATCATCAAATAGCACAGCTTGGTCCTGAACTTGCATCAACACTTGTAATTGTTATATCAAAGGTTAGTCATGTAGTGTTAGACTTCAGTTTCATGAGTTATGATATCTTGGAGTGAGCATTATGCATAATTCGTTATTTTATTATGTACCAGAGTGGAGGCACCCCTGAAACCCGAAATGGGTTGCTGGAAGTTCAGAAAGCCTTTCGAGAAGCTGGGCTGGATTTCTCAAAACAGGTTTTGCTCTCAGGTTTTTGTTATGATTCTTGATTTTTCTCCATATTTTATTGAAAGAAGTGTGTGCTTAATTCCTTATAACAAGGTTATATCATTTGTTGATGATATATTTTCCTCAGTTGAAGCTATTTTGAACAATTTTATGAACAATTGTAAGTCAGTGATATGTTTGACAATATACAGCTAGCAATtgtaatattttttcttttgaattATGTTCCACGTAATGGAGCAACGTTCTCAAGTTTCCTTTGGGAGAACTGTTCTTTTTGGAGGCTAGATTATGCTTCCTTTTGGTGTCTTAATTATGCTTAACTTAGGTTAATTATCTGAGCAGGAGGCCATATACTTAAACAAAAAGTAGACTTTTGTCCTCTTCAAATATAAATAATTGGTGATTTGTTGATTCCTCTGATCCATAATAGACAGTTGCCTCTTAGAGCACCTGCACATACTTTTGTATTAACATGGTCTTAGTGTAGGCATCTAGTTAAGGCTCAAGAaggaaaattataaattatttaagtaCTTAgtagttttaagagaagaattgTGGTGGGGTGGTTGACATTATCTTGGCAGCTAACATAATGTACATGGCCTTATATCTGCTGCTATATAAATTGCAACCATGTCCAGTCCAACCCTAAATGTTGTACTTCTTGGATATATGTTGAATTTTGATATACGGAGATAAGGTTTGAGCATTATGAGGGCTGAATGATTTCAGATGGCTTTTATTCCTGCAGATTATGGCCCTTCAGTTAAAATTGTTAAAGGTTAAAAAGTTGAAGTTGAAGTAGTGCAAATTCTTTTGTTTACTTGCAATAGGAATGATAAACCtattctttgttttcttttcttttctttatttgcAAATTTACATGAGATAAGATATCTTTATGTTGCCTTTTCTCACCAAAGCATCTTCTTTGAAGCAGTAGATGGGTGATGGATGTATTTGTCAAGGGTAAGATTAAGTTGTGGATTTATACTACAACAAATTTTGGAGAATTAAACAAAGTATGTCTGTCATGTTGGTATAATTGGAAGTTTAAGTTGTATTATCCACAATACATCGATAAATGATTTATATGACTTAATTTGACTGATACAAACACCAAACTGATCGTTAACTAGGATTCTCTGAGCTTGTTGGAAGTATAGGAACCTACATTTACAGTCCATTTGAGCTCCACATTTTTCTGTGAATGGTAGCATTTATGCTTTCTGTTTTTGCTTCAGTTGCATTCGGGCGGTAGGCAGTActctctttttttgtttcaatGTAAACAAATAACTTAGATCAGACAATTTTTGCAGGGTGTTGCTATCACACAGCAGAACTCACTTTTAGATAATGCAGCCAGAATTGAGGGGTGGTTAGCAAGATTTCCTATGTTTGACTGGGTTGGTGGTAGAACATCGGAAATGTCTGCTGTGGGTTTGCTCCCTGCTTCACTCCAGGCATGTTCTTCTCTTATTATCTTGAGATGTCAGGTTGTCGGTGTGAAAGTTTTGACTATGGTTGCTTATTGTCCAGGGTATTGACATTAAAGAAATGCTTGTTGGTGCATCATTGATGGATGAGGCAAATCGGACAACCGTGGTACATATCTTTTTGCATTATCTTAAAATTTCGGCAGCATATTTGTCAGATTGTTATAGTCATTCAGCCCTATGCTATATTGTCTTTTCTTTTTACAAACTGTCATTTTTTATCCAGGTGAGGAATAATCCTGCAGCCCTTCTTGCTCTATGTTGGTACTGGGCTTCTGATGGAGTTGGGTCCAAGGTTTGCAATCCTTTCTTCCACCATTGTTTGTCTCATCATATATCATCTTTATTGTTAGCTCTTCTGATTCAGTCATCTACTTGATACAGGATATGGTTGTTCTTCCTTACAAGGATAGCTTGTTACTTTTTAGTAGATATTTGCAGCAGCTGGTCATGGAATCACTTGGAAAGGAGTTCGACCTTGATGGGAATCGGGTCTGTCAGTATGCTTTTTtaagattttctttattttctaagatttggtctatgGTTCCAATGTGTTCTCCTCTTGAAATCTAAATTGTGTCTCGAGTTCAAATGGTGAATGGGTGGAACTACATGGATTTTTTTTGTGCATTTTGATAGAAGGTCCAGTTAAGTTATATCTAAAAATAACCCTGGTGATTGGGCTTGCTTTTCAATTTCCAGTTTAATTACTTGGTTTACAACTCAATTAAATCATCTGTCTGATTTCATGGGCAATATATATGAGTGAGAAAAAGAGGGAAAGGGTTGCCTTAATGTCATCTGGTGGCAGGACATTCCCAGTGTGGAAAAAAGGGTAAGAGACAAAGGAAAAGTTTACAGTGGGTTCTACTGTAACTAGTCTGTATCATTTAGTCTCTTGGACTCATTTGATCATCTTGTCATTTATCTGAGAGTTCCCTGGAGTCCTAAACCTAATCCCTTGTTGGATTGACTTAAAGATCAACATGTTCGGCCTTAGTTGTATTATGAGGATGCTGATCAGTTTGTGGTTGAACCAACAAAAAGCAAAAGACAAAAGTAAACAACTTAAAAATGGATAATTGAATTTCACATAAACTGGGTACATGCAGTGTGTCATTTAACAGCATTCCTTGCAAGAGGGAAAGGTGGATATGATGATGCTTATTATCTTATCTTGCTGCTAGTAACATTTGAATTATAATTGGGTTGTGGACTTTGAGCAGGTGTTTCTCCATAAAGCATCAGTTGACTAGGATATCAAGTCATACAGCAAATATCTGCTAATTTAAACACCTGAAAGGCTACTGTCTATAAATCATCATGATATGTGCTATATTGTACATTGCAACTGTATTGCCCTCACCATCTTTACTGAGTATTATTAAGGACTGCCTGTGACAAACcaacattacttttgctgcaactATTTTCTATTTCATTGTTTGAGTTTGCAAATATGCACTGGTTTTTCACTGACCTTTGCTGATGTCACTTTAATTTCTTCATAATTCTGTCTATCTCTATCCCCCACCTGCCCAccaacaaagaaaaaaagaaggatatGTTGGAAGTCTTTCATCTATCTTTAGAACATGTTTTGTTTGCTATATGGTTATAAGATACATGCTTCCATTATAT
Coding sequences:
- the LOC103997978 gene encoding glucose-6-phosphate isomerase 1, chloroplastic codes for the protein MASISGVCSSYSSSALRHRRPLLPPKPIPSSRHASAIPIFPSGRLPHLRPLRSIADLPRSPSTTSSASLPPEKKTLGIEKDPIKLWRRYVDWLYQHKELGLFLDVSRIAFTDEFLAEMEPRLQKAFHAMQELEKGAIANPDEGRMVGHYWLRDPKLAPNSFLRLQIENTLDAICKFADDIISAKIKPPSSPAGRFTQILSVGIGGSSLGPQFVAEALAPDNPPLKIRFIDNTDPAGIDHQIAQLGPELASTLVIVISKSGGTPETRNGLLEVQKAFREAGLDFSKQGVAITQQNSLLDNAARIEGWLARFPMFDWVGGRTSEMSAVGLLPASLQGIDIKEMLVGASLMDEANRTTVVRNNPAALLALCWYWASDGVGSKDMVVLPYKDSLLLFSRYLQQLVMESLGKEFDLDGNRVNQGITVYGNKGSTDQHAYIQQLREGVHNFFVTFIEVLRDRPPGHDWELEPGVTCGDYLFGMLQGTRSALYANDRESITVTVQEVTPRSVGALVALYERAVGIYACLININAYHQPGVEAGKKAAGDVLALQKRVLSILNEASCKEPVEPLTLDEIAERCHAPEQIEMIYKIIAHVAANDRALIAEGNCGSPRSIKVFLGECNVDELYD